The segment ATTCTGCGCGAAAATGACCTGTGATGGCCAAACCAGCGTCAGCTTTCCCAATATTATTCAGCAGGAAAACCGCAAGCTTATGTTTTACAATGGAAACGATTTTGGTCGGGAGGGGTTGAGGCTGGCCATTTGGTCTGATTAGGGTGGGATATCGATGCTGGCTGCTTCACTGATATAGTAAGGGCATGATGAAATCTGACCTTTTTCTGTGTTCTGACCACGAGGGAAAATGGGAAAAATCGATCTGACCAAAGCTGAGCTCAATTATGAGCGGTTCCGTGATCTGGCAAAAGATCGTGGCCTTTCTGAAAGAGAGCGTATCGGGTTTCCCGAGCACTATCGTTCGGGATACGAGGACGCGATTCTTGATGATATAGCACTCAAGCTGGAATTCGCATTTCGCAAAGACTCATCGTTGCTTGATATTGGATGCGGAGCAAGCCCGATGACATCCGCATTGTTTGCCCGTGCGCAAGCGCACAATATCGCAATTACAGCAAACGATTCACCGGAAATGCTCTCGCTGATCAAGAGTGATGTCCTCTTTACAAAATTGCCAGGCAAATTTCCCGACGTTTTGGAGAATGCTCTTGAAGTTACGTCGGGTGGGTATGATCTGTTATTATGTTACAGTGTACTGCACTACATCATTGTCGATGGAAGTGTTTTTGACTTTGTTGATGCTGTATGCCTTGCGCTTAAGCCTGGAGGTACAGCCTTAATTGGCGATATTCCGAATTTGTCGAAGCGGCGTCG is part of the Thalassospira lucentensis genome and harbors:
- a CDS encoding class I SAM-dependent methyltransferase, which codes for MGKIDLTKAELNYERFRDLAKDRGLSERERIGFPEHYRSGYEDAILDDIALKLEFAFRKDSSLLDIGCGASPMTSALFARAQAHNIAITANDSPEMLSLIKSDVLFTKLPGKFPDVLENALEVTSGGYDLLLCYSVLHYIIVDGSVFDFVDAVCLALKPGGTALIGDIPNLSKRRRFFTSEAGIAFHKEFMKTDEPPAVDHYEVHRNAIDDAVLFAIVARAHANGNDAYVVPQPRTLPMFNRRDDIIIQRR